A part of Variovorax sp. HW608 genomic DNA contains:
- a CDS encoding ammonium transporter: MKKAFALLALIGAVALSTASWAQDKPAAPSATTTAPAASSPADAKPAAAAAAPAAPAAAADAAPAASPKCGDKGFDCNKGDVAWMMTSTAFVLFMTVPGLALFYAGMVRSKNALSTVMQSFAIFCVIAVLWVVYGYSLAFTAGTNPFIGSFDKLFMSGEDLSTAVAATFSKGQYLPDAVYAMFQLTFAAITVALICGGFAERFKFSAMIIFSVLWFTFAYLPVAHMVWYWDGPDAYTSAAAAEAAQSHAGKIFQLGALDFAGGTVVHVNSGIAALVCALMLGKRAGFGRVSMAPHSLMMTAIGTGMLWMGWFGFNAGSALEATGSAGLAFFNTLFGTATAGVTWSLAEWIVKGKPSVLGICSGIVAGLVAITPAAGYVGPIGALVTCGVAGIVCFFAVTKLKAWLKYDDALDTFGVHCVGGILGSLGTGFFVNPAFGGTGVYDYVANKVGEFDAKAQMLAQLQDIGITLVWSAFVAFVIMTVLKYTIGIRSSDEAQEQGLDLADHGEKAYNL; this comes from the coding sequence ATGAAGAAAGCCTTCGCTTTGCTGGCCTTGATCGGTGCGGTCGCGTTGTCGACCGCGAGTTGGGCGCAAGACAAGCCCGCTGCGCCGTCGGCGACGACCACGGCACCTGCCGCGAGTTCGCCTGCCGACGCCAAGCCGGCCGCTGCTGCTGCAGCGCCCGCCGCTCCTGCTGCCGCCGCGGACGCCGCGCCGGCTGCATCACCCAAATGCGGCGACAAGGGCTTCGACTGCAACAAGGGCGACGTCGCGTGGATGATGACTTCCACGGCCTTCGTGCTGTTCATGACCGTGCCCGGCCTCGCCCTGTTCTACGCCGGCATGGTGCGCAGCAAGAACGCACTGTCCACGGTGATGCAGAGCTTCGCCATCTTTTGCGTGATTGCGGTGCTCTGGGTCGTCTACGGCTACAGCCTCGCCTTCACCGCAGGCACCAATCCGTTCATCGGATCGTTCGACAAGCTCTTCATGAGTGGCGAGGACCTGTCCACCGCAGTGGCGGCGACCTTCAGCAAGGGGCAGTACCTGCCGGACGCCGTGTACGCCATGTTCCAGCTCACGTTCGCGGCCATCACCGTGGCCCTGATCTGCGGCGGCTTCGCGGAGCGCTTCAAGTTCTCGGCGATGATCATTTTTTCCGTCCTCTGGTTCACCTTCGCCTATCTGCCGGTCGCGCACATGGTGTGGTACTGGGATGGTCCCGACGCCTATACCTCCGCGGCCGCGGCTGAAGCCGCCCAGAGCCACGCCGGAAAGATCTTCCAGTTGGGCGCACTGGACTTCGCAGGCGGCACCGTGGTGCATGTCAACTCGGGGATTGCCGCGCTGGTGTGCGCCCTGATGCTGGGCAAACGGGCCGGCTTCGGCAGGGTGTCGATGGCGCCGCACAGCCTGATGATGACGGCGATCGGAACCGGCATGCTGTGGATGGGCTGGTTCGGTTTCAACGCCGGCTCCGCCCTCGAGGCCACGGGCTCGGCGGGCCTTGCGTTCTTCAACACCTTGTTCGGCACCGCCACCGCGGGCGTCACCTGGTCGCTGGCGGAATGGATCGTCAAGGGCAAGCCCAGCGTGCTGGGCATCTGCTCCGGCATCGTGGCCGGCCTGGTGGCGATCACCCCTGCGGCGGGTTATGTGGGACCGATCGGCGCTCTTGTCACTTGCGGCGTCGCGGGCATCGTCTGCTTCTTCGCGGTCACGAAGCTCAAGGCCTGGCTGAAATACGACGACGCGCTGGACACCTTCGGCGTGCACTGCGTCGGCGGCATCCTGGGCTCGCTGGGCACCGGGTTCTTCGTCAATCCGGCCTTTGGCGGCACCGGCGTCTACGACTACGTGGCCAACAAGGTGGGGGAGTTCGACGCCAAGGCGCAGATGCTCGCGCAGTTGCAGGACATCGGCATCACCCTGGTCTGGTCCGCATTCGTGGCCTTCGTGATCATGACGGTCCTGAAGTACACGATCGGCATCCGTTCCAGCGACGAGGCCCAGGAACAAGGTCTGGACCTGGCCGACCACGGCGAAAAGGCCTACAACCTCTGA
- a CDS encoding amino acid ABC transporter substrate-binding protein, whose product MQHGPSICKRTSLALSVAAMFATATGLAWAQDDDTITLGAAVSLTGKYSTNGKNTLDGYNLAVDRINEMGGVKVGAKTYKLKIAYYDDESTSARGAQLAERLISQDKIKFMLGPYSSGLTKAIAPVTEKYQVPMVEGNGADRDLFTQGYKWLFAVLSTSDYYLRDAVKLLAEQAKLQGRKPSDMKIAIAVENDNFSKDVRNGVEEDATKFGMKIVIDDKLPPELNDMAATLTKVKALRPDMLVVSGHEKGATLAVRQTADENVHVPMLALTHCDSAQIAEKLGKAAELAVCASQWDDSLQYKDKWFGTAKDYAERFRKAYNYRAPYQAAESSASVLVYADALGRAGSLDPQKVRDALAQTRITTFYGPIQFDATGKNTVKPMVLYQVQNGEYKIVAPAEWAQARFIYAAAGGKDAAPVVDRK is encoded by the coding sequence ATGCAACATGGACCTTCCATCTGCAAACGGACATCCCTGGCGCTGTCGGTTGCCGCGATGTTCGCAACGGCCACGGGCCTGGCCTGGGCCCAGGACGACGACACGATCACGCTGGGCGCGGCGGTGTCGCTGACCGGCAAGTACTCGACCAACGGCAAGAACACGCTGGATGGCTACAACTTGGCCGTCGACCGCATCAACGAGATGGGGGGCGTGAAGGTCGGCGCCAAGACCTACAAGCTCAAGATCGCCTACTACGACGACGAGTCGACGTCGGCGCGCGGCGCGCAGCTGGCCGAGCGGCTGATCAGCCAGGACAAGATCAAGTTCATGCTCGGTCCGTACAGCTCGGGCCTGACCAAGGCGATCGCGCCCGTGACCGAGAAATACCAGGTGCCGATGGTCGAGGGCAACGGGGCCGACCGCGACCTCTTCACCCAGGGCTACAAGTGGCTGTTTGCGGTGCTGAGCACGTCGGACTACTACCTGCGTGACGCTGTGAAGCTCCTGGCCGAGCAGGCGAAGCTGCAGGGCCGGAAGCCGTCGGACATGAAGATCGCGATTGCGGTGGAGAACGACAACTTCTCGAAGGACGTGCGCAACGGTGTCGAAGAGGACGCCACGAAGTTCGGGATGAAGATCGTCATCGACGACAAGCTGCCGCCCGAGCTCAACGACATGGCGGCCACGCTCACCAAGGTGAAGGCGCTGCGGCCGGACATGCTGGTCGTCTCCGGCCACGAGAAGGGCGCCACGCTGGCCGTGCGCCAGACCGCCGACGAGAACGTCCATGTGCCGATGCTGGCCCTGACGCACTGCGACTCGGCGCAGATCGCCGAGAAGCTGGGCAAGGCGGCCGAGCTTGCCGTCTGCGCATCGCAATGGGACGACAGCCTGCAGTACAAGGACAAGTGGTTCGGCACGGCGAAGGACTATGCCGAACGCTTCCGCAAGGCCTACAACTACCGCGCGCCGTACCAGGCCGCGGAATCGTCGGCCTCCGTGCTCGTCTACGCCGATGCGCTCGGCCGGGCCGGCTCGCTCGATCCGCAAAAGGTGCGCGACGCCCTGGCGCAGACCAGGATCACCACCTTCTACGGCCCGATCCAGTTCGACGCCACCGGCAAGAACACGGTCAAGCCGATGGTGCTCTACCAGGTGCAGAACGGCGAATACAAGATCGTCGCGCCGGCCGAGTGGGCGCAGGCCAGGTTCATCTATGCCGCTGCCGGCGGCAAGGATGCGGCCCCGGTGGTGGATCGCAAATGA